In Meles meles chromosome 2, mMelMel3.1 paternal haplotype, whole genome shotgun sequence, the sequence TCCACCCAGGACAGCCAAATGTCTAGTTTTCCAGTTTCTGTCTGTCGTGTGAAATGTGTCCCCTTCACTCTCTGGGTCATCCTGGGACTAAAAGTCGGTGGTGATGATGGTTGGCTGTTCTGGCAATTCCCAGGTGGAGGCATTAGTTCTTGGAAGGCAGCTGCGGTGGCTTCTGAGGTACTATTGGTTTGTTCAGTGGGGGCACTGCTCTTTCTGCTGGATTAGCCCCATGGGATGGTTGGGTATTTTCCCACGATGCTTTGTTTCTGGCTGCATCGCACCTAAACCTATTTCCCTGGTCTACTGGGGGGAGGTCTATAAGTTTCCTAGTATACATTATCTATTTCATCAATTCAAAGAGTCACatattcacactttttttttcttttttctttttgtctttagaaTTGGGATGCTTCTTATAGCCGACGACATATTATAGTTCAATGAGCAGTGTTAGGTTTTTCTTAGttgtttataaaataatgacaTGCCTCACAAATGGTTCCACCTTAGTTTGATTTATGTAtgtagatttttatctatttgacagagagaaagggagacagagagagcagagagagagagagagagagagagagagagagaaagagagcacacatgctcaggggggaggggcagagggagagggaaaagcaggctctcctctgagcagggagcccaatgctgggctctatctgaggaccttgggatcatggcctgagccgaaggcagctgcttaatgcactgagccacccaggcacccctgcatctTAGTTTTAATGGAAAACAGGAATAAACGACTCACCACTGccttagtcagcttgggctgccatcacaagataccacagactgggtggcttaagcaacagaagtttattttctcagttctggaggctggaagtccaagatcaaggttccaGCTgctttggtttctggtgagagctttCTTTCTagcttgcagacagctgccttTTCACTGTGCCCTCACAGGCCATGGTGTTTCTTCAATGAGTgcgcaaagggggaaaaagggagggtgggagagaggacTGGAGACAGAGCCTGAACACTCTTTGGTGTCTCTTTTTACAAGGACACCAACCCTGTTGGACCTGGGCTCCTCACAGATGAcatcatttaaccttaattacttccttagaggTCCCATATCCAAATACAGCCatactggggggggggtgttggagtttcaacatgtgaattttgtgGGGACACAAACATTTGGTCCATAGCATTGCTTAAATCCTTGTTTGCAACTGAGCACTCTGAACCATAtagaatataaacagaaaaaggaaCTTAAGATAAGATGTAACTTTAAGATGTAAAATAACTGAATCCTAGgtcattttttgaaaattctacctggttttctaaaaagaaaaaaaaaaaggtatgaatCAGAGCTTTCTAAGAATACATGGGATATTTTGCAATGACTGACATGTTCATTTCCAGGGTGGTCAAACTTTTTCTCTGTCACTCACCTTGTACCTCTTATTAGACCTGAATTTCTCCCACTTCCTCcctttttaaatcataaaagaaaCTTTTATAAGATACAGTTGTTACAGagcattgtgtgtatgtgttgttgttgctgttaactgttttccataatgtgGTCTGGGATCAAGCAGATGTAAGTCACTCTGCATTACTATCATCACCACCCCTAGCGACATTCTCACACAAAGTATTTAGGTGTCTATGTGATTACTGTGGTAAACGTCTGTCATCAAGTCTTACTGTTCTTATTTCTGACATAGCTCTTGAGTTTGATTCTTTCCGTTCCCACTGGTATTTTCCTGGCTGGTCTCTCCTCTAGGTAATTGCAACATTCCCCCTTGCATGTGGCCTTGTCTTTGCCTTTTCAGCCTAGTCTCCTTGCAGTGGTCAGAGGTCTCTCAGGCAGTTTAGAACCCTGGGTCTTGGGAGTTGTGGCTGAGCAGAGCAGGGATATGGGGGCTTCTGTTAAGAGGGATTTGATGTTTTCCCTACCCCCCAGGTATTGGTTTATATTCTTGGCTTTGCTCAAGAGCTGGAAAATTTCCCACAAGAAAAAACCCAATTGGACCCTGTCCATCCTTGTCAAGTTCTGACATAAACCAGATTACAGGAGGGATGATGGtgattgcacacacacacacacacacacacacacactaaattaGAATTCGTGATAGGAAATGTGGCACGATGAACCAACCTGAGATCAAAGTCTAAGCTTTTGATGGGGGTGATGGTTCTACCTGAAAGCCTTACTTGGCTACATGTATGAATCTTGGGGGAAAGAGCTGAGTGTAGAGTAAAACTAGAGTATTGTAACAAAGAACTCACAATAATTGAGTGGCTTATGGAagatagaattttatttctttgttggtCACACTGTAATATGAGCTCTGCTCCACGGAGTCATCTAGGTACCCAGTTTTCTCTACCATCTCTTAAATCCTCAGTTCTAATTACATGGTTGAAAGTGAACCACAATCAGTCAATATTCTAGTTTGAGGGCAGATGAAAGTAACGTGGAGGAACACATGTATAATATTCTAAAGCCTGGTACTAGAAGTGGCTTGTAACACTTGTGCCCCTGTTCCATTTGTGAGAAATCATATGACCTCATCTACTGGCAAGGAGGGATGGTCAATGTAATCTCGAGCTAGGGGACTGTGTGCCCAGATGTAAATCTTCTATTATAGCAGATGGAGAGAATGGATTTTGGGGGACAATGTGAATACAACAGATTATGATGCTTTGAGATCCAGATAATTTTGATCATGGGACAACATTGCAttgagctttctttttcttcaaaagggACCTCCCAGTTCTATCATCCAGGACTGCGGTGGTGGTGGTTACCGCAGATCTCTCTTGATAGTGGTGGAGGGCTCCCTTGAGGTGTGTGTGAGGGGACCTGTACCACCAGGCAAGGTGACAGTCAGTACGTTGTCACCAGGATTGATTGAAAAACTCATGTAGACAACCGTGGAGAAGTTTTAGAAATATACAGGAAGAGAAACCCTGGGCAAAGATTGGACTTCCTGGGCAGTTATTAAAATGTGGCCTCATTTATAATCTATGAATTTCAGGTATTCATAGACTtgattatgttatttatttattcacataagaaaaaaatcttattgtTTCCTCTTGCTGCCAAAATAAAGTACAAACTCTTTTATGTAATATTCAAGGTTCCTCATGGGCTGACTGCATCTAACCCTTCACATCTTTCCCCACCACCTTCCACGCGCTGGCTGTATTGCATGAATTATTCTCCTCCAGATGTGATGGGCATTTCCATACCTCTGTGCCTTTGTTATTACTGTTTCAtatgcctggaatgcccttcttGTCCTGGATTACTCTTATTCAACCTTCAATGCTTGCGACAAGTAATCATAATGATGACAACTATTAATTACGTACTTGTTCTGCCTGGCCTCgttttaagcactttacatgGCTTATCTTTAAGTTTCACAACAGATAGGAAATAGGTATtatcattatcctcatttcacCATTGGAGAAAGAAGGGTGTAAAGAAGGAAGGGAGTATCAGAGCCAGAATTTGAGCCAAGCAGATTGAGTCCAGATTTGAGCTTTTGACCACTCTGTTCCATGGTTTCCCCAATCATAACCCTACCCCAGCACCAGAATTAATCTCTTCTTCTGTGCTTCCATCACCCAAACCTGGGTCAAAggtagtttttaatttttgtagccTGCTTATTGGTGCAGTCTTCAACATTTAGTAGATGTCAATAAATGtgtgatggttagttttatgtgttAACTTGGCTAGGCTATTGATTGGTAACAATTATTCTATCAAACATTGTCTGGGTGTTGGTGTGAGGGTATTTTGTAGAAATGATTAATATTAGTAATCATTTGACTGTAAAGGATGGAGCTAATCCTATCAAAGGAAAGGCCTTAAGAACAAAACTGAAGTTTCCACGAGGACTGGAGTTAGTTTCCAGTCTGCTGGCCTGCTCTGTGGTGTTCCAACTTGCTTAGTCCAACTTGCCAGTCCCACAGTTGATTCAGCCAAGCCCTTGCAATAaacctttgtctttctctgctggaACCCTGGCCGATACAGTTTGGTGCACTAAAACTAGTTAGGGCTTTAATGTTTTTACTCTTTCTTGAGTTCTAAGTCTACTCCAAGTTCAGTCTAGTAAGAAGtgaatttggaaagaaattttacaaCATTTTAATACTTGTTGAGAAATTACAGACTTGATTTGGATCTACATGAAAGGTATTATCTTTActcacctttaaaatttttattaataagggagaaaatcaagagaaaaaaatggactgTAAAACAAGTGATTAAGAGGAATGACAAATccatagaaaaaattttttatatcaaaaagcaaattataggggcatctgagtggctcagttgattgagcagctgactcttgattttggctcaggtcatgacctcagggtcctgggattgagccttgcattgggttccatgctcagcagggagtttgtttgaggattctctctctccctttgttcctccgCCTGCttatgctcctctctctctctctcaaataaataaataaatctgaaaaaaaaaaaaaaaagaagtgaattatGATACAAATTTTTCAGGTCATGCCTCAGATGGTAGTCTATTGAGAAGAACTGAATTTTGAATAGAAGTAATGAATAAGATCTTACGTTGTTTGATAGTACAATTGATGAAGAGGAGTGAATCATATAAACACATTAGGAAAAGATCTACATTTTTGACTTGCTTGATAAAATATTGGTATTGataaagataatataaaattcaTAGTATGTCATTATGTTGAGGATATTGATGACAAACTAATTTAATGAAATTTCAGGCAATTAGCATTTAAGATTAGCTACTGTTCAAGAAAATCAGAAATGCCCTAACGTTTTACATATCACTTATGAAAGAAACCTGTTGGAGGTCTTTTCAAGTTTGAGAATTCTAAACATTTTATACGGCTTCAATAAGGAATTGTGGAACTGTGAAACCAAAGGAAACCTTTCTaaactattaataataaaaacgCATTTTGCTCAGTCATAAGGAAGGAtggaattatctttttatttttctacagaaTGTGATTTTATAAAATCTCATGATATGAAGAGGCAAGGGATATGCGGccaaaaaatgtaacaaaaaatgtttttaaaaagtgtgtcaggtaattaataaaaataccaaGTTACTTTTCTAATTTTGGTGATTATGGTGTTTGATAGCTTTAAACAATTTATAATTTGTTGAGCTTTCTTTTTTGGTTGTATATAGATGTTTACCTAATTAGACATCTTTTTCTTATGGAGAAACCAAACTATAGGATCATCAGGCTCTCCAAAACCTGGTTTTCAACTTTACTGTTACTTCTTCTCTTAGCTGTTGCCATTTCGCCTCTGAGAGCTAGAGATTAGAATTCCAGGGTTTCAGAGAGCATGGCAATATGCAGAAAGCCACAGGGTTGGACCTCAGACCAGACTTAGTTCAAATTTGTATCTCAGTAAAATGACAAATCATTACATATCATGAATCTTTGGATCTGCCTGAGTGTAACTGATATCCCAATGCTGAATGAGCAGATTACATGAATATAGCGTAAGGGCTTTGTCCTTAAGGGAGAGTTATCTGATTTCCTTTGGTAAAGTACTCCCATGCTAATTTTAGACTTCAGAATCCCTCAAGTACCCTTATTTTGTCTGATGTCAGCTTTCAAACGTCCAGTTTTGCTGCCATAAAGAAGAAAGGGCCTTCTGTCCTTTGGAAGTAGAAAATACACGTCAGAATTTGACAGGGTCCAGTCACTTGTTGGTTGGTCAAAAATGCTTGACTTCCTGCTGTATTCAGAGAAGGCTTACCGAAAACAGCACTATTTTTAATGACGTAATCCTCATTTCAGCAACCAGCTATGGTCTTGCTACCGATACGTATCTATTTAGAAAAGTTTTGGCCTCACTGACAGAAGAGACAAGGTTGAAGATGGTAATCTCCTTCATGAAGAAGGGCTCAAGTTCCTCCTGTGGAGTAcggaatgtctttttttcttaaatctggaCGTGGGAAGTGGATGTGGTGGCGAGAAGAACTTCACGGTATATTGCTCACTGTCAGTGATGGCTtttaatgaggggtgcctggattcTGCCCTGACCTTGACAGGATGCAGCTGGCCTTGCCTCTCTTCATCATCATAGGTGACTATACGTACACCAGCTTTTCTGCTCTGCGTCACGTTCCCTCTGTGGGCTCTGTGGATCAGAGAACACAGACAGGCATCCCTGATAATAGCAGTGGTGCAAGGCACGAAGATGTCCCTTCATTGGCAAGGGAGAGTCTGTGCAAGATGGTACCGATCAACgtccttttctgtttctcttccgTATTTACCCTACCGCTGAGTCAGAATGTGCTACCCGCTGTTCAGTAGAAGCAGAGTGGCACTTGGAACCGTTCATGGTCTGTGATTTTGCTCAGGGGCTTTCCTTGACCAGGAATGCCCCTTCTTCCCATTTTCACATGTCACAGATTTTATTCGTAATTCATCCCAGCTGAATGGTTTCTGTtccttctaacttttttttttaaagatcttatttatttgtttgagaaagagagagagagagaacatgagaggggagagggtcagagggagaagcagactccctgctgagctgggagtccaatgcgggacccCATccaggaactccaggatcatggcctgagccgaaagcaggggcttaaccaactgagccacccaggagcccacttTGTGGGCCTTCTCTAAGATGGCCCCCTCTTTTGTATCCCCACATTagcacaatatttattcttcgaTTAAGGCATTTAATCAAAGTTGCTTCACCTGCAGTTTCTGTGGCACAGACACCCAAGTGGTCAACGTCTGGATCCATCAGCGAGATGGGCCGTGACGGGTTTTCTCTTGCAGGAGGCTTGAGCACTCTACTGGGGTAGCTGGGAAACGTTCTCGGGATGACAAGCTCCTAGAGTTCAGAGACAGCTGGTCATCACCGATCCCTTTCACTTTAAGTGAAAATTACTTTTCTGACCTCAGGGAAAAGCCATATTTCATCTCTCAGGTGTTATGACCCAACCTGTCCCCATACAAATTGCTTTTAGGATCAGCATGCTTCTTTAGATAAAAAGTGACTTAAAACATCCCCAATTTCCTACCTAAAGAGAAGACAACCTTTCTCATAATTTCAGATCTTGAAAGCTCTGCGATATCAGCCCTGAATTTCCATCTGGCAATTATTATTgcattaaaagtatttaaaaatcatagttATTAACCTGGATCTTAGGCCCTCGcccaaatttctgtttttcaagttCTTTTATTACACACTAGATGTCACTCTCTGCCCAGTGAATTCCAGAGCTATATGTTAGGGCAAGTTAATTAGAAGAGAAAGCTATTTGGAAAAGAGTTTTTAAGTGGCTACAAAACATATTTTCAATTACTTCCAAACAGGACATTTTCTCCCTCAGTTTGTAAGGGGCATTCATTATTTCTTTGGTAAAAAGAAACGCTTCAAAACTCATTAAAGAGAAGAAGAGTAAAGTCAGTGGCAGTCTTTACCCTTCCCACCCTGCGGAGGTTAGGCAGGTGCATAGCTGGACTGAAATATGGCTtttgtctgaaattctctctTCAACAAGGACGGAGCTGTAGAGCGGCGCTGACTCTGTTCCTAGGGATGCAGGGATTCCTGCTCTTTGTTGGATTGCTGAGGTGAGAGAAACCTAAGGAATTAGCCCATGCTGTGATAGAGCTGCCTAAAGGAGTTCTTTATTTTCAGGCTGTTTAGGCTGAAACATAAGCTGTGTTTCAGGCACAATTGCCAAGCCCCCTTTATTCAGAAGGCTGGCTAAAGCGTGATTGTCTTAGAACGGAAGAGCCAGCTTCCGCCGCGGGAGCCATTGAAGAGGTGCAGCCATGGCTCTGCGCTACCCTATGGCCGTGGGCCTCAACAAGGGCCACAAAGTGACCAAGAACGTGAGCAAGCCGAGGCACAGCCGCCGCCGCGGGCGCCTCACCAAGCACACCAAGTTCGTGCGGGACATGATCCGAGAGGTGTGCGGCTTCGCGCCCTACGAGCGGCGGGCCATGGAGCTGCTCAAGGTGTCCAAGGACAAGCGCGCCCTCAAGTTCATCAAGAAAAGGGTGGGGACGCACATCCGCGCCGAGAGGAAGCGAGAGGAGCTGAGCAACGTCCTCGCCGCCATGCGGAAGGCGGCGGCCAAGAAGGACTGAGCCCCCGCCCGCGTGTGTAATAAAGCGTTTTTGGaactcggaaaaaaaaaaaaaaaaaaaaaagaacggaagAGCCAGGCAAGTTAGTGTGGTGTTACTTGGTTTAAATTCCATCATGTAAAATTCTTTACACCACAGATGCCCCCTAAATTACAAAACTTTTTTACAATTCCAAAACTTTCAAGGGAAATAGGGAGCATCTTGGGGGTTTGCTGGCCATACTTGTCCACATGGCTTTGGTCAATCCTAGGCATACGAATGGCCATGGATCCCAGACCGCTTTTCATTTTAAGTAACTGAAACTTTTTTTGATTTGAAGCGACTCTCATCCCAAGCATTCCCCGAACAACAGTATCCCCAAAATGGTAACAATAAAGGTGACAGTTGAAAGTATAAGCCTGAAATTTCAAGTGTGAACTGACTTGCTTTCTACTTTCTAGAAATCTGTGGCCACCTAAGCTTATAATTGCAATTCACCTGGCAAAGATCTGCCACGTGTTTGACTGCTGGGCCATCATTCTGCCAGAACTTTGAGGTCTGCTTTGTATACATGCGTATGTACACGCATATGCACGAAAAATTGTGAGGTTTCACAAAAAATCAGTTCTATTACATTTTAGATGTTTATGTGCTTTGAATTGAATAGAACTCTCAAATAGGTGAGGTCTTTGGTG encodes:
- the LOC123937064 gene encoding 60S ribosomal protein L36-like, whose product is MALRYPMAVGLNKGHKVTKNVSKPRHSRRRGRLTKHTKFVRDMIREVCGFAPYERRAMELLKVSKDKRALKFIKKRVGTHIRAERKREELSNVLAAMRKAAAKKD